The nucleotide window TTTGTATAAACTCCTTGCTCCATTCTCGCATCATCTTTCACACGCCGCAATTTGAGGAGGGATTAGTTCATTTCACCCCAGATCAATAACTTAAATAATGGCTATTAAGCTTAGCCTAGCCTGTTTACCTTCTTTTCAATTAAAAAGTACAGGCTTAAGGTTCATCGCCTTAGTCCCATACTTTTATTTTATTTAGCTGATAAAAGCTAAGAAAACTACACTTATTTTAAAGGCAAGGCTGATTGACCATAATCAGTCTTACCGTCCAAAGGACGCTTTTCTCTTTGTGGGTTCTCCGCAATAGGAGTTCCAACAAAAAGTCTTCCGCTGACTGCACCACGAACTGTATTCGCAAATGTATACACCCAAAGCAGAACAAGGAGAACCGTCAAAAAAGCTGTATAACCTGAAGCAAGTGGAGTGACAAATGCAGCAGAGATCTTCTGACTGCATATAGTGTAGGCTGCCAAGGGGAAGATATAGGCCCACCAGCCCATACTAAAGGGAATCCCGCCTTTGCGAAGCTGATGTACACTGATAATTGCAATAATGCCTACGATCCAAATACCAAACCCCCATATGACCGCAGCAATAAGGTTGGCCAGATCCGTGGAAGCTAAAAGCCCCAGCTCTTGAGCATTCTTTGAAGTATCAATAATCGCGCTGACCGCCAGCCCTACTGCACTGAGAAAAATTCCGAAAGAGGGTATGGTCTCTGCAGGGGGAAGTGGATGATTGGCCAAACGGACGAAAACAATAGCGCTCATAAAGATAAAAAGGAAAAAGCCGATCCCGAATAAGGCTGTATTGATAAGGAGAACAGATACACTCCAGGAAGGATGAAGCTTCATGGTAAGCTCCAGCACAGGATTACCAATCAGGGAAACGGCCATATTGGCTATAGGAGCCATAATCCAAGAAAAATTAACCATCTCCGGCCTGGGTGTCTCTTCCGCCCGCATCATTCTAAAGGTGGTGTAAAAGGTAAAGAAAGTAACCCCGATAATAGCAATAGTCCAAAAGGTGAAAATCAAGGAAAAGGTCAGGGGCTCACTAAGATACTTGCTCCAGATGAGATAGATATTGGTTCCCAAAATTGCCGTACCTACAGGCATGGTCACAAAAAAGTTTCCTACCAAAGGATGATTCAAATCACGGTAAGCGTAAGGGAAATACTTAAACCAACGGAGCACCCAGGGTACAAGCACACAGAAATAGAGCAGACCTACTAAAGCAGCTAATATTATACTGAAAAGATGCCCCAACGGAAATGAATCCTGCCATAGAAAAAGTATATTGGCCAGACCTCCTGTACCCATGATTACTGCAAACCAGGCAGGAGCTAAATATTTAATCGGATGGTGTTCAAGCACTTAAGCGCTCCCCCTTTTCGAAACAGCGTTTCACTAAAATAGTCATGCATTTATTAGACCATAAAACCACTCTTAGTACAAGACTCAAGATACCTAAATAAGGTCTGCCAAGCTAAAAAGAAAGCCCAGGCAGATTTAATTCCGCCTGAACTCTCAGGGGTAGCAGCTTTTAGCGTTATCCTTCCACTACATTATCCATGTTCACCTTGAAAAGCTCGCCCTTCTTCATCTCAATATGCCCTGAGGCATAGGGTTCCCCTTCCATGGTAAGGTAGACTTCCGAAGCCCCATAATAATTGCCTAGCGTATTGACAATACTTTGCAGAATCATCCCTTCATATCCTGCGCCTGCATTCATTTCGGTGACAAAATTCTTAGTGAAGTCCACATAGACCCGACCATCTTGATTAAGATAAAGGCTCTTGATTTTGACATTCTCGCCAAGGAGTTTGCCATGATTGGCTGCCTGCTTTTTAAATTCATCTTCAAAGATCTGTTTGGTAATATCGTTGGTCTTAAAGGATAGTGAAACACTTGTCGTATGGACTTTCCCATCATCGATGTTGGGATAATAGGTCTTTACGTTTTGTACCAAAGGTGTGTTCTTTTCTAATTTGCTTAAGGTGGAAGTCACTTCGTAGCCGTCGGAGCCTTTATACACAGTTTTGACCAACCCTACACCG belongs to Desulfitobacterium chlororespirans DSM 11544 and includes:
- a CDS encoding C4-dicarboxylate ABC transporter; this translates as MLEHHPIKYLAPAWFAVIMGTGGLANILFLWQDSFPLGHLFSIILAALVGLLYFCVLVPWVLRWFKYFPYAYRDLNHPLVGNFFVTMPVGTAILGTNIYLIWSKYLSEPLTFSLIFTFWTIAIIGVTFFTFYTTFRMMRAEETPRPEMVNFSWIMAPIANMAVSLIGNPVLELTMKLHPSWSVSVLLINTALFGIGFFLFIFMSAIVFVRLANHPLPPAETIPSFGIFLSAVGLAVSAIIDTSKNAQELGLLASTDLANLIAAVIWGFGIWIVGIIAIISVHQLRKGGIPFSMGWWAYIFPLAAYTICSQKISAAFVTPLASGYTAFLTVLLVLLWVYTFANTVRGAVSGRLFVGTPIAENPQREKRPLDGKTDYGQSALPLK